Proteins encoded within one genomic window of Hemiscyllium ocellatum isolate sHemOce1 chromosome 1, sHemOce1.pat.X.cur, whole genome shotgun sequence:
- the st8sia3 gene encoding sia-alpha-2,3-Gal-beta-1,4-GlcNAc-R:alpha 2,8-sialyltransferase: MRICRMVRMASVLGLVMLSVALLILSLISYVSLKKDNLFATPRYLGSAGPRLYMLHSGFRSQFSWKFLDPSFLPAGSGLSDNTRANSAKWTFNTTSFLKQRQDISRYVDIYKNFTLVKKNVRVGQLLHYDYSNHKYVFSVSNSFRSLLPDVPPILKMHHNTCAVVGNSGILIGSHCGADIDKTDFVFRCNFAPTESFERDVGKKTNLTTFNPSILEKYYNNLLTIQDRNKFFLNLKKLDGAILWIPAFFFHTSAPVTRTLVDFFIEYRAQLKVQLAWPGNIMQHVNKYWKTKHLSPKRLSTGILMYTLASAICEEIHLYGFWPFAWDPNTGKELPYHYYDKKGTKFTTKWQESHQLPAEFKLLFKLHNDGLTKLTLSRCAS, from the exons ATGAGGATCTGCAGGATGGTTCGTATGGCGAGTGTGCTGGGTTTGGTGATGTTAAGCGTCGCTCTGCTTATTTTATCGCTGATCAGCTATGTCTCACTGAAAAAGGATAACCTCTTCGCCACCCCACGATATCTAGGTTCAGCCGGCCCTAGGCTGTATATGTTACACAGTGGATTTCG GTCACAGTTCTCTTGGAAATTTCTGGATCCTTCTTTTTTGCCAGCTGGAAGTGGCCTTAGTGACAATACTCGTGCCAACTCCGCAAAATGGACTTTCAACACAACATCATTTTTAAAGCAAAGGCAA GACATCAGTCGCTATGTCGACATTTATAAAAATTTCACCTTGGTTAAGAAAAACGTGCGAGTAGGACAGTTGCTGCACTACGATTACTCTAACCACAAATACGTTTTCTCAGTCAGCAATAGTTTTCGATCATTGCTCCCCGACGTGCCCCCTATATTAAAGATGCACCACAACACATGTGCGGTGGTTGGGAACAGTGGGATACTAATCGGGAGCCATTGTGGAGCTGATATCGATAAAACAGATTTCGTGTTCCGTTGCAATTTCGCCCCAACTGAATCTTTTGAGAGAGATGTTGGCAAAAAAACGAATCTCACGACATTCAACCCGAGCATCCTCGAAAAGTACTACAACAATCTATTAACAATCCAGGATCGAAATAAGTTTTTCCTGAATCTTAAAAAGCTCGATGGAGCCATTCTTTGGATCCCTGCCTTTTTCTTCCACACTTCCGCTCCGGTGACAAGAACGTTAGTAGATTTTTTTATAGAGTATAGAGCACAACTGAAGGTCCAATTGGCTTGGCCTGGGAACATAATGCAGCATGTCAATAA ATATTGGAAGACCAAACATCTATCCCCAAAGCGTCTAAGTACAGGCATCCTGATGTATACACTAGCGTCGGCCATCTGCGAAGAGATCCACTTGTACGGATTTTGGCCTTTCGCTTGGGATCCCAACACAGGAAAAGAATTGCCATATCACTACTACGACAAAAAGGGGACAAAATTCACAACCAAATGGCAAGAGTCACATCAACTACCAGCAGAATTCAAGCTGTTGTTCAAGCTACACAATGACGGCTTGACTAAACTGACTCTCTCACGTTGTGCCTCTTAA